The genomic interval GATTCTGGCCGCCGTGTTCGACTTCTTCGACGGATTCGTGGCGCGCCTGCTGGGACAGAGCTCGCCGATCGGTCTGCAGCTCGATTCGCTGTCGGACGACATTTCGTTCGGGTTGCTGCCCGCCTCGATCCTCTACGTGCTCTACGGCCGGATGCCGTCGTTGTGGCTGGGCGAAGGCCCGGCGGCGGAGGCGGCGGCCTATGCGGTTTTCGTCGTCGCGGCCTTCGCGGCGCTGCGTCTGGCGAAATTCAACATCGACGACACGCAGCGCACGGAGTTCTGCGGCCTGCCCTCGCCGGCCGCAGCGCTGCTCTGCGGGTCGCTGGGGCTGCTGGCCGAGCGGAACGGACTCGTGCTTCCGCGCGAGGCGGTCCTGGCCGTGGCCGCGGCCGCGGCGTGGCTGATGGTCTCCGGGATCAGGATGTTCGC from Alistipes dispar carries:
- a CDS encoding CDP-alcohol phosphatidyltransferase family protein; this translates as MKVRLFTIPNLLTLANLVCGSVGVVMALSGGRLTTAFCLMILAAVFDFFDGFVARLLGQSSPIGLQLDSLSDDISFGLLPASILYVLYGRMPSLWLGEGPAAEAAAYAVFVVAAFAALRLAKFNIDDTQRTEFCGLPSPAAALLCGSLGLLAERNGLVLPREAVLAVAAAAAWLMVSGIRMFALKFHGFGWRGNELRYSFLAAGAAMIVLLRGYAVPLVIALYVVVSFVRGLACRTNQ